One stretch of Candidatus Thermokryptus mobilis DNA includes these proteins:
- the dprA gene encoding DNA-processing protein DprA — translation MKVEVKHLLQLMTIPGIGSNRIRNLINHFKETELIFKATPFELSRVEGINKTLAKKIFKLREQNSKFVDDQLSKADKLKVKVITFWDDSYPELLRKIYDPPVILFVRGELKPEDKFSIAIVGTRTPTNYGKMMCEKFATELAKMNLTIVSGFARGIDTIAHLSALKSGGRTIAVLGSGVDYIYPPENRKIVESVLSNGAIVSEFPMGTKPDAMNFPRRNRIISGMSIGVLVVETSKTGGAMITAEFANDQNRDVFAIPGNIDSIKSQGTNFLIKQNKAKLTETVDDIIEEIRPLIHPILKTEPPKPKVELNVFEGKIFDVLSPSQPLHVDKIAELSGLSITDTLVHLLSLEFKDLVIQLPGKLFVKKI, via the coding sequence ATGAAAGTTGAGGTAAAGCATCTTCTACAACTGATGACAATCCCAGGGATTGGTTCAAACAGGATAAGAAACCTTATAAATCATTTCAAGGAGACAGAGCTTATATTCAAAGCGACGCCCTTTGAGCTCTCAAGGGTTGAGGGGATAAATAAAACGCTTGCGAAGAAAATTTTTAAATTAAGGGAACAAAATTCAAAATTTGTGGATGACCAGCTTTCAAAGGCGGACAAACTAAAAGTTAAAGTCATCACCTTTTGGGACGATTCTTACCCGGAGCTTTTGAGGAAAATTTACGACCCACCGGTTATACTTTTCGTTCGTGGAGAATTAAAGCCAGAGGATAAATTTTCAATTGCGATTGTCGGGACAAGGACTCCGACAAATTATGGGAAGATGATGTGTGAAAAGTTTGCGACCGAGTTAGCGAAGATGAACTTGACAATCGTAAGTGGTTTTGCTCGCGGGATTGACACAATCGCACACCTTTCAGCTTTGAAGTCAGGTGGTAGAACCATTGCAGTCCTTGGTTCAGGGGTTGATTACATTTATCCACCGGAAAATAGAAAAATAGTTGAAAGCGTCCTCTCAAATGGTGCTATTGTCTCTGAATTCCCCATGGGAACGAAGCCGGATGCGATGAACTTCCCAAGAAGAAATAGAATAATAAGCGGTATGTCAATAGGTGTTTTAGTGGTTGAAACGAGCAAAACAGGCGGTGCGATGATAACAGCAGAATTCGCAAACGACCAAAACCGTGATGTCTTTGCCATCCCGGGAAACATTGACAGCATAAAGAGTCAGGGGACGAATTTTTTGATAAAACAAAATAAAGCAAAGCTTACAGAAACGGTTGATGACATAATTGAAGAAATACGCCCGTTGATACATCCGATTTTGAAAACTGAACCACCCAAACCGAAGGTTGAGCTCAATGTCTTTGAAGGGAAAATTTTTGATGTCCTATCACCTTCCCAACCTCTACATGTGGATAAAATAGCTGAACTTTCAGGTCTTTCCATAACGGATACGCTCGTTCATCTTCTGTCGCTTGAATTTAAAGACCTTGTGATTCAATTACCGGGCAAACTCTTCGTTAAAAAAATTTAA
- a CDS encoding T9SS type A sorting domain-containing protein, with protein sequence MRKITLILVVLLLFMSGRGLAQWAPLDTAKYKWFTVDNTPNLAGTSANWEVDRDSTDGYYEKEPNTVASGQPGPGWFTNTGSANVGPDHRRTPYTAGSPSGAWARYIFNIPTQTQNNILDKDDYYILYYYLQQSGNASPNCYVTVERFGEGVYADSLRHNQMLNGAGLPTLQSAGLWNPTQSGADGSWYPLTILRLNAGAPVIVTIGADTLTPAFLRVDAVRVLRSDLPRDLEFGRRMKGNPWETTTPDSTRPNADHFGLYRVGEVFPEVTIGETAEKKVRLFNLGDSVLTIYNVYGHTGRFYTEDPMPIRIQPGSYYDLTVVFRPYQEEFVVDSLAIESDDPEEPVAYLHVVGQGLNYNFIMNASDGTEPHWRAPGGDQVLYQETPTGWLNSVASTYPFPIPGGNRYSRVYTGTAEIPQALYQFVIPDTLGGDYILEYSGPAGSPNAATAAQIDVITPFFADTQRVTGFNERQITTALVWAQIGGPGYTFKLNPGGPTKVIFSNPGQASGNFLRTDLLRVRKVPTHPQITVVSRSFSFGEVSIDPLEREIVGNYRQTITIGSNGEKSLWIYEIRFNDTTGIFKIINMPRLPLELPAINGKFNLVVEFAPRDMKTYVDTLFIVSNSKFDSVLTIRFTGTGRGTLIYADNDVEGEFYAQPSIVDYVYPPLDTTYDKWNRIVGSGMNNSRLLAYIYGAPNAFAEWYPFIPLREGGLEVDSFDVYARTGLAATNSTPRARYLIYQQGGAQPETVIVSQNGVERIYLGRFQFRRGGRDFTMGSKQTAIFGYIRLENDTALVNAYYADSLVNRAKVDSFVIRADAIEIREAPKPTKVRIATDEIPKEFYLAQNYPNPFNPSTDIEFSIPIVSNVEIKIYDVLGREVATLINETLQPGKYKVRWNGTDRNGAFVSSGVYFYVMKAGKFVQTRKMMLLK encoded by the coding sequence ATGAGGAAAATTACACTTATATTAGTGGTTCTCCTGCTCTTTATGTCTGGCAGGGGATTGGCACAATGGGCACCGCTTGATACAGCAAAGTATAAGTGGTTCACAGTAGATAACACGCCGAATTTAGCTGGAACATCAGCCAATTGGGAGGTTGATCGTGATTCAACGGATGGTTACTACGAGAAAGAGCCGAATACAGTCGCAAGCGGTCAGCCAGGTCCAGGTTGGTTTACAAATACTGGATCTGCAAATGTTGGTCCAGACCACAGGCGAACACCTTACACAGCTGGAAGCCCATCGGGTGCTTGGGCACGGTATATCTTCAATATCCCAACACAAACGCAGAACAACATCCTTGACAAAGACGATTACTACATCCTTTATTACTATTTGCAACAAAGTGGCAATGCGTCTCCAAATTGTTATGTTACGGTTGAAAGATTTGGTGAAGGTGTATATGCTGATTCTTTAAGGCATAACCAAATGCTAAATGGTGCTGGATTGCCAACTTTACAGTCTGCTGGTTTGTGGAATCCAACTCAAAGTGGCGCTGATGGTTCTTGGTATCCACTTACGATTTTAAGATTAAATGCAGGAGCACCAGTGATCGTAACAATTGGAGCCGATACTTTAACGCCAGCGTTTTTGAGGGTTGATGCTGTAAGAGTTCTGAGAAGCGATCTTCCTCGCGATCTTGAATTCGGTCGCAGGATGAAAGGAAACCCATGGGAGACGACAACGCCTGATTCTACAAGACCAAACGCAGATCACTTCGGGCTTTACAGAGTTGGCGAAGTGTTCCCGGAGGTGACAATCGGTGAGACAGCAGAAAAGAAAGTTCGGCTGTTTAATCTTGGTGATAGTGTTTTGACGATTTATAATGTTTATGGACATACGGGAAGATTTTACACTGAAGACCCGATGCCGATAAGGATACAACCTGGAAGTTATTATGACCTAACAGTTGTTTTCAGACCTTATCAGGAGGAGTTTGTTGTAGATTCACTTGCCATTGAAAGCGACGATCCTGAAGAACCAGTTGCTTATCTTCATGTTGTCGGTCAGGGATTGAACTATAACTTCATTATGAACGCAAGCGATGGGACAGAACCACATTGGAGAGCCCCGGGCGGAGACCAAGTTTTATACCAGGAGACACCGACTGGATGGCTTAATTCAGTCGCAAGCACTTATCCATTCCCTATCCCTGGAGGCAACAGATATAGTAGAGTTTACACTGGAACGGCGGAGATTCCTCAAGCACTTTATCAGTTTGTGATTCCGGATACACTTGGTGGTGACTATATACTTGAGTATAGTGGACCTGCTGGCTCGCCTAATGCAGCTACAGCTGCGCAGATTGATGTTATAACTCCATTTTTTGCCGATACCCAAAGGGTTACTGGATTTAATGAACGTCAGATAACAACTGCCCTTGTATGGGCACAAATAGGTGGACCTGGATACACCTTCAAATTAAACCCAGGCGGACCGACAAAGGTAATTTTCAGCAATCCTGGTCAAGCATCAGGTAACTTTCTCAGAACTGATCTATTAAGGGTTAGGAAAGTCCCGACACATCCGCAGATCACTGTTGTTTCGCGGAGTTTTAGCTTTGGTGAGGTTTCAATTGACCCGTTGGAGAGGGAGATAGTTGGGAATTATAGGCAGACGATAACGATAGGAAGTAATGGTGAAAAGTCGCTCTGGATTTATGAAATTCGTTTTAATGACACGACGGGCATTTTCAAGATAATAAACATGCCGAGGTTACCGCTTGAGCTTCCGGCGATAAATGGTAAGTTTAACCTTGTCGTTGAGTTTGCGCCTCGGGATATGAAGACATATGTTGATACGCTTTTCATTGTTTCAAATTCAAAGTTTGATAGCGTCCTTACGATTAGGTTCACTGGAACAGGCAGGGGAACGCTAATTTACGCTGATAATGATGTTGAGGGTGAATTTTATGCACAGCCCAGCATCGTTGATTATGTTTATCCACCTCTTGACACGACATATGATAAGTGGAACAGGATTGTTGGAAGCGGTATGAACAATTCAAGATTACTTGCTTATATTTATGGTGCCCCGAACGCCTTTGCTGAGTGGTATCCATTTATTCCATTGAGGGAGGGTGGTTTGGAGGTTGATAGCTTTGATGTTTATGCTAGGACTGGACTTGCTGCGACGAATTCAACGCCAAGGGCGAGATATTTAATCTATCAGCAAGGTGGGGCTCAACCCGAAACAGTAATTGTCAGTCAAAATGGCGTTGAAAGAATTTACCTTGGCAGATTCCAATTTAGGCGTGGTGGACGCGACTTCACAATGGGTTCAAAACAGACAGCGATTTTTGGTTACATCCGACTTGAAAACGATACAGCGCTTGTGAATGCTTACTATGCTGATTCGCTTGTGAATAGAGCAAAGGTTGATAGTTTTGTCATAAGAGCTGATGCAATTGAAATACGCGAAGCACCGAAGCCAACCAAGGTTCGGATCGCAACAGATGAAATACCAAAGGAGTTCTATCTCGCACAGAACTATCCTAACCCGTTCAATCCTTCAACAGATATTGAATTTTCAATCCCGATAGTTTCTAATGTTGAGATAAAAATTTATGATGTTCTCGGCAGAGAAGTTGCAACGCTTATAAATGAGACATTGCAACCCGGGAAGTATAAAGTTCGCTGGAATGGGACGGATAGAAATGGTGCGTTTGTTTCATCTGGTGTTTACTTCTATGTGATGAAGGCGGGTAAGTTTGTGCAGACAAGAAAGATGATGTTGCTCAAATAA
- a CDS encoding EutN/CcmL family microcompartment protein: MILAKVTGTIVATQKNENLKPYKILVIQPIDLNGNFIGRDMLALDMVDAGIGDTVIALQEGTSARQILGRDDVPVHTLVIAVVDGIEIKEDGNES; this comes from the coding sequence GTGATACTTGCAAAGGTAACAGGGACGATAGTCGCAACACAAAAAAACGAGAATTTAAAACCGTATAAAATTCTGGTGATTCAACCAATTGATTTGAATGGCAATTTCATAGGTAGAGATATGTTAGCGCTTGATATGGTTGATGCCGGGATTGGAGATACAGTTATAGCGCTTCAGGAAGGAACCTCAGCAAGACAAATACTTGGCAGGGATGATGTCCCAGTTCATACACTTGTAATAGCAGTAGTTGATGGAATTGAAATAAAGGAAGATGGAAATGAAAGTTGA
- a CDS encoding ROK family protein, which translates to MDKFVIGVDLGGTFIKAGVVDSFGNILLEDSIPTEAEKGPEHVVIQISKVVRKLSEEFDFGEIFGVGIGAPGQVDPAGAVKYPPNFPGWEVVYLAQEVQRETNIKTVVDNDANVAAIGEAKFGAGREHPNFIMVTLGTGIGGGIIIDGKIYRGPTGGAGEIGHVSINFEGPKCNCGNYGCVESYVGQRYLSAWVAKELENNPNSKIIELVNGDLSKIEPYIISLAAEQGDEFAINVWKKAGFYVGVMLASVMNLFDINVAIVGGGVAKAGKVLFDAMNQTVKSRALKPIAEKAIVIPSQLGNRAGILGAGALAFEELNQTTT; encoded by the coding sequence ATGGATAAGTTCGTTATCGGAGTTGACCTTGGCGGGACATTTATCAAAGCAGGCGTAGTTGATAGCTTCGGTAATATTCTACTTGAGGATTCAATCCCAACCGAAGCTGAAAAAGGACCTGAGCATGTGGTCATTCAAATTTCAAAAGTAGTAAGAAAACTTAGCGAAGAATTTGACTTTGGGGAAATCTTTGGTGTTGGGATTGGCGCACCTGGGCAGGTTGATCCAGCTGGGGCTGTTAAGTATCCGCCGAACTTTCCTGGTTGGGAAGTTGTCTATCTTGCGCAAGAAGTTCAAAGAGAAACGAACATTAAAACCGTAGTTGATAACGACGCAAATGTTGCAGCAATCGGCGAAGCTAAATTTGGCGCCGGCAGAGAACACCCAAACTTTATAATGGTGACGCTTGGAACTGGAATAGGTGGCGGAATTATAATTGACGGTAAAATTTATCGCGGACCAACAGGCGGAGCTGGGGAAATTGGGCATGTCTCAATAAACTTTGAAGGTCCAAAATGTAATTGTGGAAATTACGGATGCGTTGAGTCATATGTCGGGCAAAGGTATCTTTCGGCTTGGGTTGCAAAAGAGCTTGAAAATAACCCGAACTCAAAAATAATTGAACTAGTAAACGGAGACCTCTCAAAAATTGAACCTTATATAATTTCACTTGCAGCAGAGCAAGGTGATGAGTTTGCAATAAATGTTTGGAAAAAAGCTGGATTTTATGTCGGGGTTATGCTTGCATCTGTGATGAATCTATTTGACATAAATGTTGCAATCGTAGGTGGCGGTGTTGCGAAAGCAGGAAAAGTCCTGTTTGATGCAATGAATCAAACCGTCAAATCAAGAGCTCTTAAGCCAATAGCAGAGAAAGCGATTGTGATACCAAGCCAACTTGGAAACAGGGCAGGGATTTTGGGCGCAGGGGCGCTCGCTTTTGAAGAATTAAATCAAACGACCACATAA
- a CDS encoding amidohydrolase family protein translates to MKIFYAKYILPVTSEVIEDGAVVIEGRKIVDFGKREEIEFKFKDVARREIDLKNALIMPGFVNAHTHLELSDFKIEKVNDFKEWLWEIVLRKDKKYAPKWYDEFNFIVSFLERRWLRKIYRALQEIITSGTIAIGDVTNTGELVTRLVSLPLRVHIFVELIAFSDEKALQVFEKLKSNLNDITAVIERHNYQNKFRLSFSAHAPYSVSERLFKLIKDFNGERKTSVHLAEPIEEIEFIKHGTGFFRDFLTKRGSFNSGWQPPGKSPVKYLDDIGFLDENTLAVHCVNVDDEDIQILSSRNVSVCTCPRSNFFLKVGKAPLRKFLDNGINVCLGTDSKASNNDLNILNELRFAREYYRDVSDEELIKIATINGAKALGFDMIGSIEKGKDADLIYFTIPKDLKKSEIYEFIFSSSLCGRLI, encoded by the coding sequence GTGAAAATTTTTTACGCAAAATATATCCTTCCGGTGACATCAGAAGTAATTGAAGATGGCGCAGTTGTAATTGAGGGGCGAAAGATAGTTGACTTTGGAAAGAGAGAGGAAATTGAGTTTAAATTCAAAGATGTTGCGAGAAGAGAAATTGATTTAAAAAATGCGTTGATAATGCCCGGGTTCGTCAACGCACACACTCACCTTGAACTTTCCGACTTCAAAATAGAGAAAGTGAACGACTTCAAAGAATGGCTTTGGGAAATCGTGCTTAGGAAAGATAAAAAATACGCTCCAAAATGGTATGACGAGTTTAATTTCATTGTCTCGTTCCTTGAAAGAAGATGGTTAAGAAAAATTTACAGGGCGCTTCAAGAAATTATAACCTCAGGGACAATCGCCATCGGTGATGTGACGAACACGGGGGAGCTTGTAACGCGTCTTGTCAGTTTGCCTTTGAGGGTTCATATCTTCGTTGAGTTGATCGCTTTTTCAGATGAGAAAGCACTCCAAGTTTTTGAAAAGCTTAAATCAAATTTAAATGACATAACTGCCGTAATTGAAAGACATAACTACCAAAATAAATTCCGTCTATCTTTTTCAGCCCATGCTCCTTATTCTGTTTCCGAGCGACTTTTTAAATTGATCAAGGATTTCAACGGCGAAAGAAAAACAAGCGTTCATCTTGCCGAGCCGATTGAGGAGATTGAATTTATAAAACATGGAACTGGATTTTTCAGGGACTTTCTCACGAAAAGAGGGAGTTTCAACTCGGGATGGCAACCGCCAGGGAAATCGCCAGTTAAATATCTTGATGATATTGGTTTTCTTGATGAGAACACGCTCGCTGTTCATTGTGTAAATGTTGATGACGAGGACATTCAAATTTTATCCTCAAGAAATGTAAGCGTTTGCACTTGCCCGAGGAGTAATTTCTTTTTGAAAGTTGGAAAGGCACCGTTGAGAAAATTTCTTGACAATGGTATAAATGTTTGCCTTGGGACGGACAGCAAGGCGAGTAACAATGATCTTAACATACTTAACGAACTTAGATTTGCAAGGGAATACTATCGGGATGTATCCGACGAGGAATTGATAAAAATTGCAACGATTAATGGTGCAAAGGCGCTTGGGTTTGACATGATCGGGAGCATTGAAAAGGGAAAGGATGCGGATTTGATTTATTTTACTATACCGAAAGATTTAAAAAAGAGCGAAATTTACGAGTTCATTTTCAGTTCAAGTTTATGTGGTCGTTTGATTTAA
- a CDS encoding replication-associated recombination protein A has product MKQQKTLPPLADRIRPRSLDEFIGQEHIIGPGKPLRVMIETGQIQSMILWGPPGVGKTTLAKIISEMVNANFYQINAVLSGTKELKEIIEKAESDLKYYDRRTILFIDEIHRFNKAQQSVLLNSVENGTIVLIGATTENPSFEIISPLLSRCQVFVLEPFGVRELNAILERALTKDEVLSKFKIEIEDRNLLFLYSGGDARVMLNALEIATKLAAPDENGRILITKEIISEAFQRRHFKYDRAGEEHYNMISAFIKSIRGSDPDGAVYWLARMLLAGEDPKFIARRMIILASEDIGNAEPYALTLATSCFTAVDYVGMPEARIILAQVATYLASCPKSNSAYLAIEEAIEDAQKFPDLPVPLHLRNAPTKLMEELGYGRDYKYSHDFPGHFVEQQFLPDELRDKIYYKPTELGREKILKERLESLWQKRKQIKK; this is encoded by the coding sequence ATGAAACAACAAAAAACACTCCCACCGCTTGCAGATAGAATAAGACCTCGTTCGCTTGATGAATTCATCGGTCAAGAACATATAATTGGTCCTGGGAAACCGCTTCGGGTTATGATTGAGACAGGTCAAATTCAATCAATGATACTTTGGGGTCCACCTGGGGTTGGAAAGACAACCCTTGCTAAAATCATATCCGAGATGGTAAATGCTAACTTTTATCAGATAAACGCAGTTCTATCTGGGACGAAGGAACTTAAAGAGATAATTGAGAAAGCCGAGAGTGACCTAAAATACTATGACAGAAGGACAATACTTTTCATTGATGAGATACACAGGTTCAATAAGGCACAGCAGAGTGTCCTTTTGAATAGCGTTGAAAATGGGACAATTGTTCTTATTGGTGCCACAACTGAAAATCCATCATTTGAAATAATATCTCCGCTTTTATCAAGGTGTCAGGTTTTTGTCCTTGAGCCGTTCGGTGTCAGGGAGCTTAACGCAATACTTGAAAGGGCTTTGACGAAGGATGAGGTTTTATCAAAGTTCAAAATTGAAATTGAGGATAGAAATCTTCTCTTTCTTTATTCTGGTGGCGATGCCAGAGTGATGTTGAACGCGCTTGAGATAGCTACGAAATTGGCAGCACCTGATGAGAACGGGCGGATTTTGATAACTAAGGAGATAATATCTGAAGCGTTTCAGAGAAGGCATTTTAAATATGACAGGGCTGGGGAAGAGCATTACAATATGATTTCAGCTTTTATAAAAAGTATCCGAGGTAGTGACCCCGATGGGGCGGTTTATTGGCTTGCACGGATGCTTCTTGCTGGCGAAGACCCCAAATTTATAGCAAGACGTATGATAATACTTGCAAGTGAAGACATCGGTAACGCTGAGCCATACGCTCTTACACTTGCGACTAGTTGTTTCACGGCGGTTGATTATGTTGGAATGCCTGAAGCGAGAATAATACTTGCTCAGGTTGCAACTTATCTTGCAAGTTGTCCAAAAAGTAATTCCGCTTACCTTGCAATTGAAGAAGCAATTGAAGATGCACAAAAATTTCCCGATCTGCCCGTGCCACTTCATTTAAGAAATGCCCCCACAAAGTTAATGGAGGAGCTCGGTTACGGCAGGGACTACAAATATAGCCACGATTTCCCTGGACATTTTGTTGAACAGCAATTTTTGCCAGACGAACTTAGGGATAAAATTTATTACAAGCCGACCGAACTCGGCAGGGAAAAAATTTTAAAGGAACGGCTTGAATCTTTATGGCAAAAGCGAAAACAAATTAAAAAATGA
- a CDS encoding sodium-dependent transporter, with product MAKRERWGTRIGLILAMAGNAVGLGNFLRFPVQAAQNGGGAFMIPYFTAFLLLGIPLMWVEWAVGRYGGKFGHGSAPGMFDAMWKAPISKYLGSIGLFISTVIMVYYTYIESWTLAFSFFSITKAYFGETTFEAMGSFLRSYQGIEKNYFQSILPAYLFMCFTLLINFSILYRGISRGIELLAKIAMPTLFLFAIILVIRVVTLGTPDPVNYPDRSVESGFAFIWNPDFSKLGDAKIWLAAAGQIFFTLSVGMGTLQAYASYLRESDDIALSGLSTAATNEFVEIILGASIAIPVAAAFFGIETTQEIAKGGAFNLGFVSMPIIFQKLPFGEFFGFLWFLLLFFAGITSSVAMAQPLIAFLKEEFGISHGRATAIIGFSVFICIQFVVFFLKHGFLDEMDYWAGTFGLVIFALFEIIIFAWIFGMKKGWAEIVKGADIKVPKIFYYIIKYITPLYLLFIMVNWLIQDAIPTLLMKGVNPEDVPYRWGARVLMLLIFLAIVLMVRAAWKNHEKTKIG from the coding sequence ATGGCGAAAAGAGAACGCTGGGGAACTAGAATTGGACTTATCCTTGCGATGGCTGGAAATGCTGTTGGACTCGGGAACTTTCTCCGATTTCCAGTTCAAGCTGCACAAAATGGCGGTGGCGCCTTTATGATACCATATTTTACCGCTTTCCTTTTGCTCGGAATCCCATTGATGTGGGTTGAATGGGCTGTCGGAAGATACGGCGGAAAATTCGGACACGGAAGCGCACCGGGAATGTTTGACGCAATGTGGAAAGCCCCAATATCAAAATATCTCGGTTCAATTGGACTCTTTATATCAACCGTCATAATGGTTTATTACACATACATTGAATCCTGGACCCTCGCTTTCAGCTTCTTTTCTATTACAAAAGCATACTTCGGTGAAACAACATTTGAAGCGATGGGTAGCTTCTTGAGAAGTTATCAGGGAATAGAGAAAAATTATTTCCAAAGCATTTTACCAGCTTATCTTTTTATGTGCTTTACGCTTTTGATTAACTTTTCTATACTCTATCGCGGGATTTCACGCGGGATAGAACTTTTAGCGAAAATAGCAATGCCAACACTTTTTCTGTTTGCGATAATCCTTGTTATAAGGGTTGTAACGCTTGGAACACCCGACCCAGTTAATTATCCTGATCGGAGCGTTGAAAGTGGTTTTGCCTTCATTTGGAATCCCGATTTTTCAAAACTTGGAGATGCGAAAATTTGGCTCGCTGCTGCAGGTCAAATCTTTTTCACCCTGAGCGTCGGAATGGGAACACTTCAAGCATATGCGAGTTATCTTAGGGAAAGCGATGATATTGCTTTGAGTGGACTTTCAACTGCTGCAACAAATGAATTTGTTGAAATAATCCTTGGTGCAAGCATTGCAATTCCAGTTGCTGCTGCTTTCTTTGGAATTGAAACAACCCAGGAAATTGCAAAGGGAGGGGCTTTCAACCTTGGCTTCGTCTCAATGCCGATAATCTTCCAAAAACTTCCTTTCGGTGAATTCTTCGGTTTCCTCTGGTTCTTACTCCTTTTCTTTGCAGGGATAACATCATCGGTTGCAATGGCTCAACCCCTGATCGCCTTCTTAAAAGAAGAGTTCGGAATATCCCATGGTAGAGCAACCGCAATAATTGGATTCAGTGTCTTTATATGCATACAATTTGTTGTCTTTTTCCTCAAGCATGGCTTCCTTGATGAGATGGACTACTGGGCTGGGACATTTGGGCTTGTGATATTTGCTTTGTTTGAAATAATAATTTTCGCCTGGATTTTTGGAATGAAAAAGGGATGGGCTGAAATTGTAAAGGGTGCTGACATAAAAGTCCCCAAAATTTTCTACTACATCATAAAATATATCACTCCGCTTTACCTTCTTTTCATAATGGTAAACTGGCTCATTCAAGATGCAATTCCAACATTATTGATGAAAGGCGTTAACCCGGAAGATGTGCCTTATAGATGGGGAGCAAGGGTCTTGATGCTTTTGATTTTCCTTGCTATAGTTTTAATGGTCAGAGCAGCTTGGAAAAACCATGAAAAAACAAAAATCGGATAA
- a CDS encoding Spy/CpxP family protein refolding chaperone: MKPKVIITALLLIFFGSLAQAQFFGPRFRGVPDDGIPRWWNRAKIVEELKLTDEQKSKLESLSFEFRKSQAELIGKLSKARIELQELLSAEKLDKSAIDKKANEIAGYVNELTKLRINHWLSVQQVLTPEQRKILKEKFYWGLGLGRRGKPGFGLRLHRCW, encoded by the coding sequence ATGAAGCCGAAAGTAATAATCACAGCACTTTTGCTGATATTCTTTGGTTCTTTAGCACAAGCACAATTTTTTGGACCGAGGTTCAGGGGAGTTCCAGACGATGGAATCCCGCGGTGGTGGAACAGAGCGAAAATTGTTGAAGAACTTAAACTCACTGATGAACAGAAATCAAAACTTGAGTCGTTGTCCTTTGAATTTAGAAAATCGCAAGCTGAACTCATCGGGAAGTTAAGTAAAGCAAGAATTGAACTACAAGAGCTTCTCTCCGCCGAGAAACTGGACAAGTCAGCGATTGATAAAAAGGCAAACGAGATAGCTGGTTATGTGAACGAGCTTACTAAATTAAGGATTAATCATTGGCTTAGCGTTCAGCAAGTCCTCACACCGGAGCAGAGGAAAATTTTGAAGGAGAAATTTTATTGGGGTCTTGGTTTGGGGCGCAGAGGTAAACCGGGATTTGGTTTGAGATTGCACAGGTGCTGGTAA
- a CDS encoding FtsB family cell division protein, which translates to MRRFFSNPANLFFSAVILALVFYLLFAKKGLVQRIKLEFESRKLKKEIELLQMQNEQLRKKIHELETNPKAIEKIAREKYGMVKEGEEIFRIKEK; encoded by the coding sequence ATGAGGCGATTTTTTTCAAATCCCGCCAACCTGTTTTTTAGTGCTGTTATTCTCGCGCTGGTCTTTTATCTTCTCTTTGCGAAAAAGGGTCTTGTTCAGAGAATTAAACTTGAATTTGAAAGCAGAAAGTTGAAAAAGGAAATTGAGTTGCTCCAGATGCAAAATGAGCAACTTAGAAAAAAAATCCACGAGTTAGAGACAAATCCAAAAGCCATTGAGAAAATAGCTCGCGAGAAATATGGGATGGTGAAAGAGGGTGAAGAAATTTTTAGGATAAAAGAAAAGTAA